Genomic DNA from Gossypium hirsutum isolate 1008001.06 chromosome A01, Gossypium_hirsutum_v2.1, whole genome shotgun sequence:
ataaattttattcaccTGCAAGTCGGAGGTCCAGAGAGTGAGATTGTCGCGGAGGAGTTGCATGATGAGGGTGCTGTCTTTGTATGATTCCTCGCCTAGAGTATCCAACTCAGCGATTGCTTCATCAAATGCCTGTCCCGATCCAAGTACAGCAGGTTAGCACTAGATGTATGAACACATTacatttattttagaataaaaaatggAAATCGCAACCAACCTGTTTTGCGAGATTGCAAGCGCGATCAGGAGAATTGAGAATCTCATAGTAGAAAACAGAGAAATTGAGAGCCAGTCCGAGTCGGATCGGGTGAGTTGGAGCCAACTCGGCGTTGGCAATGTCCTAAGAAacaggaaaagaaaaggttaaaaagAGATAAACTTCAACACATGCTTCAAGTAGATCTAAAAAGAAAATAGGGCAAAAAATTGAAAACCTGAGCGGACTTGTAAGCAGTGAGAGTACTCTCAGCAGCTTCCTTACGCTCGGCTCCAGTCTTGAACTCAGCCAAATACCTGTGATAATCGCCCTTCATCTTAAGATAAAAGACCTTGGAGTCTTTAGCAGCAGCCGAAGGGATAAGCCTGGAGTCCAGCAGCTTCAGAATACCGCCACAGATAGAGGAGAGCTCAGACTCGATCTTGGCCCGATAATCGCGGATTAGAGTGACGTGATCCTCATTACCACGGCTCTCCTCTTTCTGCTCAATGGAGGAGACGATCCGCCAGGAAGCACGGCGTGCACCGATTACATTCTTGTAAGCGACGGAGAGGAGGTTCCGTTCCTCGACGCTGAGTTCCTCGCTCTCGGAAGAAGAGGAGACTTTCTCCATGAGCTCAACCATTTCGTCGTAGCGCTCGGCTTGCTCGGCGAGTTTGGCCATGTAAACGAATTCCTCGCGGGACGAAGGACTAGTGGCGGCCATATTTGGAAATTGGAAAGGGCTGAGAGAGAATGGAAGCGAAAGGGGGAATGGAAGAAGGGtaggttttgaaaaaaaaaatctagatcTGAGACCTTTTGGGGGGTGTGGGATTGAGAGGATGGGAGAAGTGGGTGGCGATGATTGCGTTGAGAATGGGAGAGGGAACAATGCTTTTGCTGGCTAATCTCACGGTCTCACCGCCCTTTTTTTGGGAGGGACAGGATTTGAATTTTCAATACATCGCTGGGCTTTTCGGTTTCCAATTTATAGGCTTTGTTGGACTTACTCCTATGGACCACCtgcattcatatatataaacacattttTCTTTAAACTAATATCTCATAACTTTAATTAGTACTCGATTTTATCACAGGtgaactaaaatattttattttaatatatttataaaattatttccatTAATAATTTGGTAAGAGacgtttatttgaatttatatgtctagagtttaatttttaaataatattttttaattatttagttgaaaaattatataaatgtaaAATGATATTAACTACGCTTTAAATTAAAAGTAGTTTATGTTATAAATCTATTAATAACTCCTAAAACCTCCAAATTTATTCTTTTGTAATTCTTGTAAGGGCTCCTTTGAATTCATTGCACCCGTGGTGCAATGGAATCTTTTACTTTGTTGTTACAGAAATTAATCTCACTGTTACcgttgtttttaattttatcagaggtaaacacaccgcccatccaaactaagagCTAATTTAGCATTACTTTTGAGAAGTGTtttggaaaaataattttgagaagtacttttgaaaagtttagtttaagatttaagtgtttagtattgctgtaaaaaaaatataaaatgtccatttcagacatgatattataaagtaataaataaacatttaaataatgtttaaattaattaatattgtgACATTTTAATAAGAATGtagaaaaaatttattataatttgttgttaatattttaatatatgaaaaataaatttttaatattttttaagcaaTTAACCAGATAAGGGAAAATACTATGTGTTGGAGGGGTGAAAATGTAATTAAGCTATCAAAAGTGCTTTTAAGagagaaaagctaaaaattttaacttctccatttggggaaaagtgcttttgaaaaacaaaaaatttcattCACTTAGCATTTCTTTTGCTTCAACAGTATTTTTCATGTAAAAAGTGCTCCTAAATAGTACTATTAAACACAACCTAAGCCTAATTCTTGTAACTCCTAAAGAATTTATAGAGCACcttaattatctttattatgtattTGTAACTTATAGTGATTGAGgctatataattatttttatttaaaactttagACACAAGATGCAAAAAGTATTGAAGGGAATTTTTATTTAACGTTTcatattggattttttttaaagtcttgaataattatgatgattttgtttattttattttatttctatattttaagGATGGTAAAAGATTTGATATCAATATAGATTTTGATCAAAAGTAATTTTATGTCAAATTTTATAGACTGTTTGTCGTGCTATTGAAACTCTAGTAAAAGATAAGAAATTTAGGTAAATTTACTTATCACATCACATGCTTATATGTACCTAACTTTTtgttcataaaaaatatttttcctaaTATATGCTATTTGATAATTGTTTGGTGATTATGTTTGAATGATGatagattaattttaatgttattaattgaTAGATTTGTAAATAATGATCTATAATTTTATCGATCATTTTTATTAATCAAGGCCTAAAGTTCATCATAATATGTAACTTTGCAATGGCTCTTAATCATCATTAAACTAattgttttatgtttttatttgatggtttcaatttatatatattctaaatacTAGATAACAtatgtttttgaattttgaaattggtATAATTTTGATTCATTGTTCTTAACATTGAGGTGTATCAGTATCATAtaagttattttgaaattttactattgatgaattttgattggattcaaagtATACTACTAGAGCTTTATTTGCTTACTTCTTATTAAAATCATCAAGACTCGATGTTAAACAAAAAAGGTATATCAACTTATTAGATctctatttttatgtttttttcctCAACAATGgcatctttaaatattaaattcgtttgatatatgatttaaatatttgagatggtattcctttttaagttttgattccATGGGCTACttatttttttcatcatattatttGTTCATGAAAATTGATATTGATTACCTTATTTATGTCACTATAATATGTTCTATAATTAAATATGCCACACCTGATTTTCCTTAAGTCCGAAAGTTAGGTATAATTGGGGGTTAAATTGAGAGAAGCCATAAGTTGGCAGCTTCTACTGAAAAATCGAgaaaaatttagtgactaattTGGAAATAGTTGAGTTCCAATTCTGGTTTGATTGAATTAATACCAACCGATTCCTAAGTAGGGGACATAATAATTATCAGTGATTGGATAAAAGAGATTGGGAGACCGTGTATGGGAGTTGTATATATAGAGGAATTGTGGATAATTTAAAGGAAGGAAAACTCCTCTCCAATTCTGTTTACTAATTTTCTTCTTACTAGTATTGTCCTTTTTGGTTGCTCTAAAGAAGAGAAAAACTTGGGAGAGCTCCGCATGGAGTTGATGTGGTGAGAAATGAAGTCAGGATATAGAGAAATTGAGAAACTGATAAACTTATCAAcctttctattttaaaaattttgggaaaaaggaGGTTCAAATCTCATAATAAGCTTTTGTAAATTgggtttggggtttaaggttGAATACCTTCAAATTAATTGATAAGTGGTTATCATGCTTAGCTACCAGGAT
This window encodes:
- the LOC107962242 gene encoding 14-3-3-like protein; translation: MAATSPSSREEFVYMAKLAEQAERYDEMVELMEKVSSSSESEELSVEERNLLSVAYKNVIGARRASWRIVSSIEQKEESRGNEDHVTLIRDYRAKIESELSSICGGILKLLDSRLIPSAAAKDSKVFYLKMKGDYHRYLAEFKTGAERKEAAESTLTAYKSAQDIANAELAPTHPIRLGLALNFSVFYYEILNSPDRACNLAKQAFDEAIAELDTLGEESYKDSTLIMQLLRDNLTLWTSDLQDDGADEIKEAPKQEEEQKKQPEQPKQ